The genomic interval GGGGATTATTTGCATCCCTTATCGCCGTTGTGGACTGGATATCAAACTTTGCAATAATTGAGCTGTTTCCCGTGATGGATCTGAAAATAGGGCTTGGATATACAATGGCTGTGTTTGCAGTGCTTTCAATAATGGCAGTTGTTATCTTCTTCTACATAATGCCAAAAACTAAGGGCAAGAGTGTGGAAGAGATCAATGATATATTTGAAAACAATACTCTGGCCACAGTTAGGAACGCATCCATGGCCGGATATTCCGATAACTCTAAAACAGATAAAAAACAATAAATATTTTTTTTAAAATTTATTTACATTTAGTTAAAAATTTTTTTATATGATTAATTTATCCGCCATGCCTGAAATCTGGATATATCAGCATTCCGCCATCAACAACAATTGTAGTTCCTGTTATGTATTTCGCCATATCACTTGCCGCAAACAGGACTGCATCCGCTACATCTTCTGCATCCCCCGGGAATCCCATGGCTATTTTTTCATCAAGGTCTTTAAGGGTATCCGGATTTTCCCAGACAGATTTATTTATAGCAGTTTTTATGGCACCTGGAGCAATTGATATAACTCTGATGCCCATAGTTGCAGTTTCCTGTGCCAGTGTTTTAGCCATCATGTCCAGGCCTGCTTTTGAACTGCAATATGCACTGTAACCCTGCCAGGGAATATTCACATGGTCGGATGTAATATTGATGATTACTCCCTTATTTTTCTTCTTCATTCTCTGAATTGCCATTCTGGAACAGAAATAAGGCCCGTAAAGGTTTACAGATATTACCTTTTTCCAGTTTTCTATATCATCATCCCCCAGCATTGCCCGGACACCATCTATCCCTGCTGAATTCACCAGAATGTCAACTGTGCCAAGGGAAGAATCTACCTTCCTGAACATTTCTTCCACTGCAGCCGGATCTGCCATATCTGCACTAACTGCGATGGCTTTTCCCTTAGCTGCCACAATTTTATCCACTACTTCATCTGCAGCATTTTTGTTCCTGCCAAA from Ferroplasma acidiphilum carries:
- a CDS encoding MFS transporter, which encodes MLIGFAGFIIFFAFGVGGTGWIIQGEYFPTQYRGLFASLIAVVDWISNFAIIELFPVMDLKIGLGYTMAVFAVLSIMAVVIFFYIMPKTKGKSVEEINDIFENNTLATVRNASMAGYSDNSKTDKKQ
- a CDS encoding glucose 1-dehydrogenase, with translation MGKIDLTGKVAIVTGASGGIGKAIAISLASAGASVAVHFGRNKNAADEVVDKIVAAKGKAIAVSADMADPAAVEEMFRKVDSSLGTVDILVNSAGIDGVRAMLGDDDIENWKKVISVNLYGPYFCSRMAIQRMKKKNKGVIINITSDHVNIPWQGYSAYCSSKAGLDMMAKTLAQETATMGIRVISIAPGAIKTAINKSVWENPDTLKDLDEKIAMGFPGDAEDVADAVLFAASDMAKYITGTTIVVDGGMLIYPDFRHGG